GCAGACAGGTGTGTATTATGTGGTCGGTCAGTCGATCTGCCGGCTTGTGAACCGCGATACCGCCGAAACGGGTATCAAATGCACCGCTCCTTCGACGGGCGGTTCGGTCGCCAACGTCAATGCGATCAAGGCCGGTGACATGACAATGGGTGTGGCGCAGTCCGACATCCAGTATCACGCCTATAATGGCACCTCGGCAGAGTTCGAAGGCGACAACAAGATCGAGAATCTGCGTTCGGTCTTCTCGGTCCACCCCGAACCCTTCACCGTGGTTGCCCGCAAGGACGCCAATATCGCCAGCTTCGACGATATGCGCGGCAAGCGCGTGAATGTCGGCAATCCGGGCTCGGGTCAGCTTGCCACGATGCAGGTCGTGCTGAACGCCAAGGGCTGGACGATGGATGATTTCTCGCTGGCATCGGAACTGAAGCCTGCCGAACAATCCGCCGCTCTGGGCGACAACAAAGTCGATGCGATCGTTTATACGGTCGGCCACCCGAACGGCTCGATCCAGGAAGCGACCTCGACGGTCGAGGCCAATCTGGTTCCGGTCGAAGGGCCTGAAATCGATCAGCTCATCGCGGATAATCCCTATTACGCGAAGGCGACCATTCCGGGCGGCATGTATGCGGGCACGGATGAGGACACCACCACTTTCGGCGTCAAGGCGACCTTCGTGACGTCGGCGGATGTGCCGGAAGACATGGTTTACGAAGTCGTGTCGGCTGTTTTCGACAATTTCGACCGCTTCAAGGGCCTGCACCCTGCCTTTGCGAATCTCGAACCGGAAGCGATGATCAGCGAGGGGAACTCGGCGCCTCTGCATCCCGGTGCAGAGAAATATTATCGCGAACAAGGCTGGATCGAGTGATCGAAATCCGCCTGTTTTCTATGGCTGAGATATGACGCTTGCGGCTCCACTCTTGCGGTGGAGCCGTTTTTTATGAAGGTTAAGTAAAAAACCAGTGAACATGCCGGGCTTAACCGGTTTGATACGGGGATTGGACATGACTACTGACGATGATCCGAAGCGTCCGGCTGATGAGACCCCGAAAGGGCGTCCACAAGACCAGATGGATGCCGCCGCTGTCGAGATGGAGGCATCCGGGCATGGCGGCATGAGCCAAAGCGAAATCGATGAGCTTGTCGCGTCATCCGATACCGGGGCCAGAACTCCTGCGGGTTGGGTCGGGCGCACGATCCTGATCGTGGCGTTCTGCTGGTCGCTGTTCCAGCTCTGGATCGCGTCGCCTCTGCCCTTCATGCTGGAAATCGGCATTCTGAACGATACCGAGACCCGCTCGATCCATCTGGCGTTCGCCATGTTCCTGGCCTATCTCGCCTATCCGGCAGAGCGGACGCCGGTTCAGCTTGTGCTGGCAGTCGCGGTGCCTGTCATCATGACATTCCTGTTCATCGTGGGTGCCGATCAGGGACAAAGCTGGTGGATCCTGCTGATCGGGGCTGCCGTGCTTGCCGCGATCCTCGCCGGAAGCCCGAAGGACTGGGTGCCACCCTGGGAATGGGCGCTGGCGCTGATCTCGGTATTTGTGGCGCTGTATATCTACATCTTCTATGACGCGATTGCCGGTCGTGTCGGCCGTCCGATCACGCAGGATATGGTCGTCGCTGTTGCCGGTCTGCTGCTGCTGCTGGAGGTCACGCGCCGGGCGCTTGGTCCCGCGCTGATGATCGTCGCGACGGCGTTTCTGGCCTATACGTTCCTTGGACCCTATATGCCGGATATCATCGCGCATAAGGGTAACTCACTGTCCGAGGTCGCCAACCACCAGTGGATCACCACCGAAGGTGTGTTCGGCATCGCGTTGGGCGTTTCGACCAGTTTCGTCTTCCTCTTCGTGCTGTTCGGCGCATTGCTGGATAAGGCAGGGGCCGGGAATTATTTCATTCAGGTTGCTTTCTCGTTGATGGGGCATATGCGCGGCGGCCCGGCCAAGGCGGCTGTGGTCAGCTCGGCCATGACCGGCCTGATTTCAGGCTCGTCCATCGCAAACGTGGTGACGACCGGCACGTTTACCATTCCGCTGATGAAGAAGGTCGGCTTCAGTTCCGAAAAGGCCGGTGCCGTCGAGGTGGCATCATCCGTCAACGGTCAGATCATGCCGCCGGTGATGGGCGCTGCCGCCTTCCTGATGGTCGAATATGTGGGCATTCCCTATTTCGACGTGGTGAAACATGCGTTCCTGCCAGCGACGATTTCCTATATCGCGCTTGTCTATATCGTCCATCTTGAGGCGATGAAGGCTAATCTGCAAGGTCTGCCGAGTGCATATGAACCTAAGCCGTGGATGGTGCGCATCATTGGTATCGCTTTCGCGATAATGATGATTTGCATTCTGGCTTTCGGTATCTATGGGATCACGAACCTTGTGCGTGGGCTTGCTGGGGACTGGAGCCCTTACATCCTCTTCGGTCTGCTAATGATAGCGTATCTTGGCCTTTTGGAAATCGCATCTAGAGAGAAGCCGCTCAAACTTGACGACCCGAATTCTGAAGTTCTGGCCCTGCCGCTGCCCGGACCGACTGTTCGATCAGGTCTTCACTTCGTTCTTCCGATTGTTGTGCTGGTCTGGGCGTTGATGGTCGACCGGCTATCGCCGGGTCTGTCTGCCTTCTGGGCTACGGCCTTCATGATCTTCATTGTGTTGACCCAGCGTCCTCTGATGGCAATCATGCGTCGTATCAACGGAACTGCTGAATCTGTACATAGTATTCCCGCCAACTTACGTCAGGGTGTGAATGATCTTGTCGACGGCATGATTGCGGGCGCTCGCAATATGATCGGGATCGGTATCGCCACGGCCACGGCGGGCATCATCGTCGGTGTGGTCAGCCAGACCGGGGTTGGTTCAGCACTTGCCGATGTGGTCGAGGCGCTATCGGGCGGTAACCTGCTGGCGATCCTGTTCCTGACGGCGGTTCTGTCGCTGATCCTCGGGATGGGGCTGCCGACGACGGCGAACTATATCGTGGTGTCGGCGCTTCTGGCCCCGGTGATCGTGACACTTGGCCAGCAGAACGGGCTGATCGTCCCGCTGATCGCCGTCCATCTGTTCGTGTTCTATTTCGGGATCATGGCGGATGTGACGCCTCCGGTCGGGCTTGCGTCCTTCGCGGCGGCGGCGGTGTCCGGCGGGGACCCGATCAAGACCGGCGTCGTGGCGTTCTTCTACAGCCTGCGGACGGCGGCGCTTCCCTTCCTGTTCATCTTCAACACCGATCTGCTGCTGATCGATGTCGGCTGGGTGCACGGGATCTTCGTCTTCCTGACGGCGACTCTGGCGATGCTGCTTTTCGCGGCGGCAACGCAGGGATGGTTCCTGACGCGGAACAATATCCTTGAATCGGTCGCGCTGTTGCTGATCGCCTTCACCATCTTCCGGCCCGGCTTCTGGATGGATATGGTGGCTCCGCCCTGGGACGATCTGCCACCCGCGCAGCTTGAGCAGTCACTGGAAGACGCGCAGGTCGGCCAGCCCTTCCGGTTGATGGTTTCTGGTCTGGATGCGGTCGGAGAGCCGGTCGAATTCCGGGTCGAAATGCCGGTTCCGGAAGGTGAGACCGGCGCAGACCGGCTGGCCGCTCTGGGGATCGAGACGATCGAGGATGGCGACCGGGTGATCATCGACAATGTCGCCTTCGACAGCCCTGCGGCAGAGGCCGGGCTGGATTGGGATCAGGAAATCATGATGGTGCGGGCTCCTGCCGCGGCTCCGTCGAAATACCTGATGTATATTCCGGCCTTCGCGCTGCTTGCTCTGGTAATCTGGTGGCAGCGCCGGCGTGGCGGTGCGGGCGGCGGAACGGCCGTTCTGGCCTCGGCATAGGAAAGGACAGCTATTATGTTTGATACGATCTTGCTGCCCATCGACCTTCAGCATCGGTCAAGCTGGAAACAGGCTTTGCCGGTCGCGCGAGGGCTGCTGAACGAAGGCGGTACGCTGCATGTTCTGGGCATCGTGCATGATGTCGGGAATGCCTGGGTCGCCAGCTATCTTCCGAAGGGCTACGAAAAACGCGCTTTGGATGAGATGAAAAAGCAGCTTGGCGGTTTCGTCAGCCGCGAGGCCGCCGATCTGCCCAATGTCACGACGCATGTCGGACACGGCCATATTGCCGAGACGATTATCGGGATGGCCGAGAATGTCAGCGCCGATCTGATTGTGATGTCGTCGCGCTCGCCGGATGAGATGCGGACCTTCCGCATCGCCAGCCAGGGCGACCGTGTTGTCAGGCATTCGCCGATCAGCGTCCTGATCGTGCGCTGATCGCCTCAGGCTGACTGCGGGGAAAGGGGTGGAGTACCGCCCCTTTTTTCATGAAAACCTACAGCTCCGTCTGCGGCATTGGCGGTGAGTTTTCGGGCGGAGACCATCGTTCGGGCGCCGTTCCGCGGTCCCGGTCATTCTCGGGAAGCAGCTTTTGCAGTTCTTCCATCGAAGGCGGCGGCGGAGCATCGGCGCGGCGGCGCAGGATGATGTCGCCATTCGGCAGCCTTTCGGGCCTGTGATAATTCCCGAAATCATCGACCAGCCGCGCGAATTCGTCCATCGCCGGGCTGAACTCATTCATCGTGCTGGAAAGCTCATTGCCCAGACCCTCAAGATGCGGCTGAAGCCGGTTGAAAAGCTGGTCCATCATCCCTTCGATGCCTTGTCCGATTTCACCCATCGGATCATCTGGCGCGTCAGCCGAGGGCGGCGTCTCATCGGCGGGCGGCATTTCCCATTGCTGAGCCGGGACGGGCGAGGCAATCGACAGCCCGAGGATAAATGCGGCAAAAAATCCTGATCTCATTCGGCGTCCCCAGATATGCGGTGCAGCAAAGGAAACCGATCCGAACTGCCTCAGGTTCCCTTGCCGGTCACGAACCGCGCGGCGCATGGCTCAGCCGGAAACTGTGCCAGGCATCGTTGATGGCGCGGGTGCGGGCCTCTGCCAGCCGGATCGCCTCTTTCGGCAGACCTGCGGCAATCGCCCGGTCGGGATGGTTCTCACGGATCAGCATCCGCCAGCGTTTGCGCCCTTCCTCAAGGCTGGCATCGGGGGGAACGCCCAGAACCTCGCAGGGAGGGCAGCCGGATTCCGGGTCGTGGCGAATGATGATCGCATTCAGCCGCGCGGCAGTGATCCCGAAAATCCTGGCGATATCGTCGAGCATATCCTTTTCCGACTGATGCAGAGAACCGTCGGCTGTGGCCATGATCACCAGACCTTCGACAACATCTTCCAGCACGGGATCGCCCGGCGCGAACATGCGGGCGATGCGATGCGCCCATGCGTCATATCCGGCAGTGTTCTGGCGCGCGAGATCGAAAACCCGCGCCGCGTTTTTCTCTTCGGCGCGGGGGATGGTGAAAACCCGCCGGAAGGCCGCGACCTCCGAGCGATCGACCCGCCCATCTGCCTTGGCCAGCTTTGCACCAAGCGCGATCACCGCGATGGTGAAGGCAACCGATTTTTCCGGAGGCGTGGCGGGGCGTTTCGCGCCCAGAAACGCCGCCATACGGTCGGCAATCCGCTGCCAGAAACTGCGCGGGCGGGGAAGTTCAGGTGCTGGAGCAGGTGCGGCGGCCATAATGCTGCGGATGCTAACTGGATTTTCCGGTCTGTGCCAGAGACAGCGGCGGGAAGAGGCTCTTACGCCGAAGCAGAAAATACAGCTCGGTCAGGGCCTGATCCCGCTCAACGCCCGTCGATCCGGACGAAATCCATGACGCTGCCGTCACCGGGTTTGATCTCGGCCCAGTCCTCGATCTGAAAATCGACAACCAGAGTCGCCGCCGTCGGAAAACGCCGGAAATCCGGATCGACCGGAGGGCGGGCGGGCAGGCTTGCCGCAAACTCGGCAATGCCGGGATTATGGCCGATCATCATCACGGTCTGATGCGTCGCGGTTTTCAGCACATTCAGCATCTCGGCAGGTCGGGCATGAAACAGCTTCTCCTCGAACCGCAGCACCGGACGCACCTCAAGCGGAGCACTTGCAATCCGGTCCCATGTCTCGCGCGTCCGGGCTGAGGGAGAACACAGCACTTCCTCGGGCTCATAGCCGCGTGAGGCCATGAAATCACCAAGCAGAATGGCCGAACGCCGCCCACGCGCATTCAGCGGCCGATCAAAATCCTCAAGCTGCGGATCGTCCCAGGCGGATTTGGCGTGACGGGTCAGGATCAGGCGTCGGTATCCGGTTGGGGTCATGGAATGATCGGCCTCATGTGACAGGATGTGAACGGAGCCTGCCATATGTTATACGGACAGGGCAAGCGTCCTCGGTACAGGCAAAACGGCAAATGACGTTCCGCTGTGCGATGCGTCTTGCGAAGGCTCAAAGCCCGCTCTCGCCCTGACGAAGCCCGCGCGGTTTCACGCGGGGCGTCGTAGAGCGGATCAGGCTGCCCGCGCCATGTTCGGTAAAAAGCTCCAGCAGGGTCGCATTGGGAACCCGGCCATCGAGGATGACAACCGCCCGGACACCTTCCTCGATTGCTTTCAGAGCGGTTTCGGTCTTCGGGATCATGCCGCCATTGATGGTTCCGTCCGAGATCATGTCGCGGACCTGCTCGGGCGTCATCTGGGTCACCACCTCGCC
This sequence is a window from Paracoccus aerodenitrificans. Protein-coding genes within it:
- a CDS encoding TRAP transporter permease, which encodes MTTDDDPKRPADETPKGRPQDQMDAAAVEMEASGHGGMSQSEIDELVASSDTGARTPAGWVGRTILIVAFCWSLFQLWIASPLPFMLEIGILNDTETRSIHLAFAMFLAYLAYPAERTPVQLVLAVAVPVIMTFLFIVGADQGQSWWILLIGAAVLAAILAGSPKDWVPPWEWALALISVFVALYIYIFYDAIAGRVGRPITQDMVVAVAGLLLLLEVTRRALGPALMIVATAFLAYTFLGPYMPDIIAHKGNSLSEVANHQWITTEGVFGIALGVSTSFVFLFVLFGALLDKAGAGNYFIQVAFSLMGHMRGGPAKAAVVSSAMTGLISGSSIANVVTTGTFTIPLMKKVGFSSEKAGAVEVASSVNGQIMPPVMGAAAFLMVEYVGIPYFDVVKHAFLPATISYIALVYIVHLEAMKANLQGLPSAYEPKPWMVRIIGIAFAIMMICILAFGIYGITNLVRGLAGDWSPYILFGLLMIAYLGLLEIASREKPLKLDDPNSEVLALPLPGPTVRSGLHFVLPIVVLVWALMVDRLSPGLSAFWATAFMIFIVLTQRPLMAIMRRINGTAESVHSIPANLRQGVNDLVDGMIAGARNMIGIGIATATAGIIVGVVSQTGVGSALADVVEALSGGNLLAILFLTAVLSLILGMGLPTTANYIVVSALLAPVIVTLGQQNGLIVPLIAVHLFVFYFGIMADVTPPVGLASFAAAAVSGGDPIKTGVVAFFYSLRTAALPFLFIFNTDLLLIDVGWVHGIFVFLTATLAMLLFAAATQGWFLTRNNILESVALLLIAFTIFRPGFWMDMVAPPWDDLPPAQLEQSLEDAQVGQPFRLMVSGLDAVGEPVEFRVEMPVPEGETGADRLAALGIETIEDGDRVIIDNVAFDSPAAEAGLDWDQEIMMVRAPAAAPSKYLMYIPAFALLALVIWWQRRRGGAGGGTAVLASA
- a CDS encoding TAXI family TRAP transporter solute-binding subunit, whose protein sequence is MSFIKTVTAAFVLASVSGAAHAQEERFITIGTGGQTGVYYVVGQSICRLVNRDTAETGIKCTAPSTGGSVANVNAIKAGDMTMGVAQSDIQYHAYNGTSAEFEGDNKIENLRSVFSVHPEPFTVVARKDANIASFDDMRGKRVNVGNPGSGQLATMQVVLNAKGWTMDDFSLASELKPAEQSAALGDNKVDAIVYTVGHPNGSIQEATSTVEANLVPVEGPEIDQLIADNPYYAKATIPGGMYAGTDEDTTTFGVKATFVTSADVPEDMVYEVVSAVFDNFDRFKGLHPAFANLEPEAMISEGNSAPLHPGAEKYYREQGWIE
- a CDS encoding molecular chaperone DjiA yields the protein MAAAPAPAPELPRPRSFWQRIADRMAAFLGAKRPATPPEKSVAFTIAVIALGAKLAKADGRVDRSEVAAFRRVFTIPRAEEKNAARVFDLARQNTAGYDAWAHRIARMFAPGDPVLEDVVEGLVIMATADGSLHQSEKDMLDDIARIFGITAARLNAIIIRHDPESGCPPCEVLGVPPDASLEEGRKRWRMLIRENHPDRAIAAGLPKEAIRLAEARTRAINDAWHSFRLSHAPRGS
- a CDS encoding SixA phosphatase family protein — translated: MTPTGYRRLILTRHAKSAWDDPQLEDFDRPLNARGRRSAILLGDFMASRGYEPEEVLCSPSARTRETWDRIASAPLEVRPVLRFEEKLFHARPAEMLNVLKTATHQTVMMIGHNPGIAEFAASLPARPPVDPDFRRFPTAATLVVDFQIEDWAEIKPGDGSVMDFVRIDGR
- a CDS encoding universal stress protein, whose translation is MFDTILLPIDLQHRSSWKQALPVARGLLNEGGTLHVLGIVHDVGNAWVASYLPKGYEKRALDEMKKQLGGFVSREAADLPNVTTHVGHGHIAETIIGMAENVSADLIVMSSRSPDEMRTFRIASQGDRVVRHSPISVLIVR